The Lactuca sativa cultivar Salinas chromosome 2, Lsat_Salinas_v11, whole genome shotgun sequence genome includes a window with the following:
- the LOC111916242 gene encoding parthenolide synthase, with protein METFTIFPSWLLTTLLVLSLFCFFLYTVRSKRSPMVVPELPPNPPKLPIIGNLHQLLGKPRHQALWQLSQKYGPVFLLHIGSKPYLVISSSAMAKQVFKIQDHIFCSRPISQASKRLTYNYLDIAFSPYNNHWKKMRKLLVSEFLGPKRAVSFNHVLVAEIECMVRSISSHPSNTVVNLNKMFLASVKAVVCKVAFGKNYREEPLKGPSWEVMLDETMEILNGSLGDSFPWLGRLIDQFSGWNFKLEKCFSNIDAYIETIIDDHYNHITGEVNDDHDTDFVHTLLELSSIENPYDDRVTKGDIKALVMDVLTGGIDTTVVTMVWAMSEIIRSPRVMQKLQSEIRNCSRRKQGGHELDITKMSYLKMVVKETLRLHPPAPLLIPHESLSHCQIGGYSVLPGTCVLVNGWWIGRDPGTWGENAAEFYPERFENIDVDFGGGNFEMVPFGGGRRSCPAMNTVPATIESMMANLLYWFDWEVPDGVKNEDLNMLEEGSLVVRKKLPLCLVPKKHNWED; from the exons ATGGAGACATTCACTATCTTCCCTTCATGGCTTCTTACAACACTACTAGTCCTCTCCCTGTTCTGCTTCTTTCTGTATACTGTAAGATCGAAAAGGTCTCCCATGGTTGTCCCTGAGCTTCCCCCAAACCCTCCAAAGCTTCCGATAATTGGGAACTTGCACCAACTACTAGGTAAACCTCGCCATCAAGCCCTTTGGCAACTTTCCCAAAAATATGGCCCAGTTTTTCTACTACATATTGGTTCAAAGCCTTACCTTGTTATATCTTCCTCTGCCATGGCCAAACAAGTCTTTAAAATTCAAGATCACATCTTTTGTTCCCGACCAATCTCCCAGGCTTCCAAGCGACTAACGTACAACTATCTGGACATTGCCTTCTCGCCTTACAACAATCACTGGAAGAAGATGCGCAAGCTTTTGGTATCTGAGTTCCTGGGTCCCAAGAGAGCTGTATCATTTAACCATGTGTTGGTGGCAGAGATCGAGTGCATGGTTCGTTCTATATCATCACATCCATCAAACACTGTGGTGAACCTAAACAAGATGTTTTTAGCATCAGTAAAGGCGGTGGTATGTAAGGTGGCGTTTGGTAAGAACTATAGAGAAGAACCACTCAAGGGCCCATCATGGGAAGTTATGCTTGATGAAACCATGGAAATATTAAATGGATCTCTTGGTGATTCTTTTCCATGGTTAGGACGACTTATTGACCAATTTAGTGGATGGAATTTTAAGCTAGAGAAATGTTTCAGTAACATTGATGCCTACATTGAGACGATTATTGATGACCATTACAATCATATAACTGGCGAAGTAAATGATGATCATGATACGGATTTTGTCCATACATTACTTGAGTTATCTTCGATAGAGAATCCTTATGATGATCGGGTGACCAAAGGAGACATCAAAGCTCTTGTAATG GACGTATTGACTGGGGGAATAGATACAACAGTTGTGACGATGGTTTGGGCAATGTCCGAGATCATTAGAAGTCCTAGAGTGATGCAAAAGTTGCAAAGTGAAATCCGGAATTGCAGTAGAAGAAAACAAGGAGGGCATGAACTCGATATCACAAAAATGTCATACTTGAAAATGGTGGTGAAAGAGACCCTAAGATTGCACCCCCCAGCACCATTGTTGATCCCACATGAAAGCTTAAGCCATTGTCAAATTGGTGGTTATAGCGTCCTTCCTGGGACGTGTGTTTTAGTAAATGGGTGGTGGATAGGAAGAGATCCAGGAACTTGGGGTGAGAATGCAGCTGAGTTCTATCCAGAGAGGTTTGAAAATATTGATGTGGATTTTGGAGGGGGAAATTTTGAGATGGTCCCTTTTGGAGGGGGACGTAGATCATGCCCAGCGATGAACACAGTTCCAGCAACTATAGAGTCCATGATGGCAAACCTTCTTTACTGGTTTGATTGGGAAGTTCCCGATGGAGTGAAGAATGAAGATTTGAACATGTTAGAGGAGGGTTCCCTGGTTGTTCGTAAGAAATTACCACTATGTCTTGTACCCAAGAAACATAATTGGGAAGACTAG